In bacterium, the genomic window GGAGCTGTTGAAAAAGAGGTGGTAAAGGAGCGTATTGAAATTTTGATTGATCTGGCTGAGAAATATCAGACCAGGGATATGAAAAAGAAAAAAGGGACAATCCAGGAAGCCGTGGTAGATTTTATAACCCCGGATTCAGCCGTCGGGCGTCTTTGGAGCTCTGCCCCTGAAATCGACAGATTACTTGAAATTACAAACCCGGGTGATATTGCGCCCGGAACATTCACACGAGTGGAAATAACCGGAGGAAAAGATGACGTTATTGTTGCTCGCAGGATTGAATCTGCTTAATGCCGTTCAAAAACCTATAGTCAGTTTTCCAATACAACCATCAGGTGAACTATTTGTAGGGAAGTACTTCCCTAATGATACCGGGCCTAAAGCAAAACTGTATAATATCGATGTAGGAATCGAGATATCAACCGACTTGATTGATGTTGCTGGACAGCGCTTCTTTATTTCTTACAGAGACGAGCTAATATCCGGAAACGATTTTGCAGCGAATGTAGCCTTCGACCCGCGCATGGCACATTTCTATCTCATTGGAGGATTCAGGTTCAATATTCTGGACAAGGCTAATCTAGCATTATACCTAAACCACGACTGCACTCACAACATAGACCGCAGACCCGACAGCTTCAAAGTTGTGTTTAATAGAGTCACCGTTGCGGCGGGAACGCCTGGCGCATTCAACAATGCAAATCTAAGGAAGATTTTTGAAACCACCTGGCCCGAGCGCCTTAACGCCAAGCTTACTTACGAGTGGTATCCGCATGACACCTTGATTGATGCATTGAACTCGACAGATCTTTACCACGCCTTCCAGCTCGATGCAAGCTACGATCAACCTATTTACAAAAACATTTACGCATCAGCAAGGATATACGGTTATCTTACTCGAATTAAACCAAAACCCGGAACACCTGCTGATAGTATGTATACACCTTTCTGGGGCTACAAGTTCACTCCGCAGATAGGTGTCGGCGTTCTGAGACCAAAAGGGGCTCTTGAGCTTTACCTGCGCTACTGGGCTTTAGCGGACGTCGGCGATATCGGCTTTCACGAACCCGGTCACTGGCCCTACCTGGGACTTCATTTGAGGTTCTAGTGAGAAAAATACTCGTTACGGGATTAGTTTTTTTATTCTTCATTACGGCTTGCAGAACTATCGTTAAACCCAATGGACCACGAGAGGCATTTATCGAACAAACCCAAGGAGAATACATCTACGAAGATTCCACGGATTCATATTCAGGAAGATTCATACTTTTCTCCTATGGCGACAAGCTCTCAATTGATCTTTTTGCAGCATACTTTCCTGTTGCATCGATAAGATATTCGCCGGCATTGACACAGGTCTATCTTCCGGCAACGGCTGAACTACTGCTTCTTGACAAGGATGACTACCTGCCCCTCAAGGGCTGGGAGGTTCCCCTTTCGCCCCTTGCTTCGGCTTTTACAGGTTCCTGGCCAGATGCCGTCGATAGTTCAGTTCTTAAAGGGGATACTGTTTTCCACTGGCTCGGAGAAACAGCCTATCTTGAATCCATCCATAACAAGAGACTCGCGGGGCTCGAAGGCAGGGACTGGACCCTATCTCGAACGGGTGAAATCAGCGGCGCTACAGGTCGTGACAGAGCATCAAAAATAGTTTTTAAGAGAATCGATGCTGAACTTACACTTAATTTCATAAACTTCGAGTTAAAAGAAGCACGTCTTGATAATGTTTTTGAACTAGATCTTCCGCCTGGGATTAAGAAAATAGATTACCGTTAAGGTCAATCCAAAACAAAATTTCCGAGTTTTAGCGGCGAAACTTCTGCTTTATTGACGTTCATCTCAAGGATTTGACTATTATATCTATACCAGCTTCTTAGCCATCCTTGTTTCTAAGGGAACAAAACCTTGTTCTGCGAACAAACTCTTTGCCGGTTCATTTGACGCCCACACAATGAGATCGATTGTTGAAATACTACTCGACAGAATCCATTTCTCCGCTTCACACATAAGTTTGTAGCTTCTAGCTGCAAGCGTACAATAGAATCCAAATCGGATCCCATTGCTTTTCTTATAGCGATTGACATTTCTGACACCTCACTAATTCCCGACCAAGGTCAGCCAAGGTTACTTTTTCTTCGGCTTCGCCTTCTTAACAGGACGGAAGATACCTATTTTCATAATTTCTGCAATATTCGCATGCTTGTCTATCTTCGGTACAATAAGGGGCTTTGCGGATGAAATCAAAGTAGTTATACCGGGACCATGACCGGCTAGAAGGCAATCGGAATGAACGACTATCCCAATTGTGACTGCTCCTTTGCGCCAGCTGCGTCCATAGCAGTTGTCATGATCCATAATGGCAACGAAATCGCCAAAACGAAGCCTGTCTAGCCCGAGCCTTTTTATCTCGGCGCGATCGGTAGTCATTATGTCGTAGTCGCCGGTGCCCATAGATGTAGAACCTGTGCCTGAACCCATAAGATAACCTGGAACCAAAGCGGCAACAGGCACTTCAATTTTGCCGGCTTTCAACTCCTTTATACCCATCTTCTGAAGAAGCATGGGATCAAGGCTGTAGCAGAGAATATCGGGATAATCGAGTAGCTTGAGACCTTGCCCCCATCCCTTTACGAGGAACTTATCGTCCATATTAAGCTTCTCAAGAACTTCATCAGGGAAATCGATCATCACGTGCTCAGCCCCGCCGTGATGACCTGTAACCACGCCTTTCTTTCCTTTTGCGTCGCCTGTAACTATGACAGCCTCGTTGCCTATGCAGGAGTAAAAATGGTAGGAAGCGTTTTGAAAACCATATCGCTTCTCCTCGTCGACAACCGTAGAGACACCAGGCTCCAGGTGGTCGCCCTCCCATCCGAAGGCGGAATGTCCGACTTTAATATTGTAACTAATGCCGCCAATTGAAGGCAGTGCGAAGGGACCTCCGCCAGCATCTACCGAATGACTTCTCGTAGGCGCAGGAAAGGCAACCCTCCCCTGAACAGACAATTT contains:
- a CDS encoding DUF4438 domain-containing protein — encoded protein: MIRTNKDRVVKLSVQGRVAFPAPTRSHSVDAGGGPFALPSIGGISYNIKVGHSAFGWEGDHLEPGVSTVVDEEKRYGFQNASYHFYSCIGNEAVIVTGDAKGKKGVVTGHHGGAEHVMIDFPDEVLEKLNMDDKFLVKGWGQGLKLLDYPDILCYSLDPMLLQKMGIKELKAGKIEVPVAALVPGYLMGSGTGSTSMGTGDYDIMTTDRAEIKRLGLDRLRFGDFVAIMDHDNCYGRSWRKGAVTIGIVVHSDCLLAGHGPGITTLISSAKPLIVPKIDKHANIAEIMKIGIFRPVKKAKPKKK